Proteins encoded together in one Thermococcus gammatolerans EJ3 window:
- the thiD gene encoding bifunctional hydroxymethylpyrimidine kinase/phosphomethylpyrimidine kinase, whose translation MAVLIVAGLDTGGGAGLKADIETVSALGEHPLPVLTAVTYQNPFEVRGYHTLPSEVVREGIRAVKDGFEVKAVKIGMLGSGEVARVVREETAGFPRVFDPVIASSTEKKLIDDTESLKTLVPGSIVTPNVYEAEALASIEIRSVEDMKKAATALVEEFGAEAAVVKGGHLNFTDVLYWRGEFYEFRGEKVEGFTHGTGCAFSSALATFLAKGFELPKAVERAKRFVEGSIRFSKAESKAVNPLWEIERDAHRWRAREELEKAVEELVAFGERLNPHVPEVGTNFALATPFGEVLAVKGRIVRYGQTIKPVGPVELNASDHLRRALLKMREFYPEIKAVLNLRYSEELVERSKRLGLVVSFYDRREEPEEVKRAERGTMEWGIETAVKRAGKRPDVVYHLGDWGKEPMVLVFGRDAGEVVERVRKLLG comes from the coding sequence ATGGCCGTCCTGATTGTAGCGGGCCTCGACACGGGTGGCGGGGCGGGTTTAAAGGCCGACATCGAGACGGTCTCCGCTCTGGGCGAGCATCCGCTCCCGGTTCTGACGGCGGTGACCTACCAGAACCCCTTTGAGGTGAGGGGCTACCACACCCTTCCGTCCGAGGTCGTGAGGGAGGGGATACGAGCCGTTAAGGACGGCTTTGAGGTCAAAGCCGTCAAAATCGGGATGCTCGGAAGCGGTGAGGTTGCCCGGGTCGTGAGGGAAGAGACCGCAGGTTTCCCCAGGGTTTTCGACCCCGTGATTGCCTCAAGCACCGAAAAAAAGCTCATTGACGACACTGAGTCGCTCAAAACACTCGTCCCCGGTTCGATAGTCACTCCCAACGTCTATGAGGCTGAAGCGCTGGCGAGCATTGAAATCCGCTCTGTGGAAGACATGAAGAAAGCGGCGACGGCCCTTGTGGAGGAGTTTGGCGCCGAGGCTGCGGTTGTCAAGGGGGGACACCTTAACTTTACCGACGTCCTCTACTGGCGCGGTGAGTTCTACGAGTTCAGGGGAGAAAAAGTCGAAGGTTTCACGCACGGAACCGGCTGTGCCTTCTCCTCTGCCTTGGCGACGTTTTTGGCCAAAGGCTTTGAGCTTCCGAAGGCCGTTGAGAGGGCCAAGCGCTTCGTTGAAGGCTCGATAAGGTTCTCAAAAGCAGAATCTAAAGCGGTGAATCCACTCTGGGAGATTGAGAGAGATGCCCACCGCTGGAGGGCCAGGGAAGAGCTTGAAAAAGCGGTTGAAGAGCTAGTGGCCTTTGGGGAGAGGCTCAACCCGCACGTTCCCGAGGTGGGAACGAACTTCGCCCTCGCGACGCCCTTTGGAGAAGTCTTAGCCGTCAAGGGCAGAATCGTCCGCTATGGTCAGACTATCAAGCCCGTTGGCCCAGTTGAGCTCAACGCCAGCGACCATCTCAGGAGGGCGTTGCTCAAGATGCGTGAGTTCTATCCAGAGATTAAGGCGGTTCTGAACCTCCGCTACTCGGAGGAACTCGTGGAGAGGTCCAAAAGGCTCGGCCTCGTCGTTTCGTTCTACGACCGCAGGGAGGAGCCCGAGGAAGTCAAGAGGGCAGAGAGAGGGACGATGGAGTGGGGCATCGAGACCGCCGTAAAGAGGGCAGGAAAAAGGCCCGACGTGGTTTATCATCTCGGCGACTGGGGAAAGGAGCCGATGGTTCTGGTCTTTGGGAGGGACGCGGGGGAGGTCGTGGAGAGGGTGCGGAAGCTTTTGGGCTAA
- a CDS encoding ATP-binding cassette domain-containing protein translates to MLIRGRVVGNEIPRFKHRWFGILEVEADGKRYSLYMTGNVAQWFLTGDEVEVEILHKPKERDGKLVLDFDDYKLWKFYEGDRIPVWPLFEKTVEAKRYSPLTGELLYTYKIRAREAKYESDFEAIAELEQYHYASQKEKVALWRCENGHIFEANTRQRCPICGAESHILEIKGSTPASRFLIFELVEREEYEPRILSYVRVDPPIPLMHRRLPNGEIEKNIREKVFPEEWFHPAFWPERIMKELYEELKRKYGKRRIARSYLWEQAKWKALAETNTAGARIARVVVHPDYRSDGLGQLSVKSALEWIAERRIPEMRKKKHIVETIAQMARYNPFFEKVGFKFLWETASGRPVLFYPLTEEAKEYIERFLREDPYAPPEGKLWKPSYGKVEPLAGPIVFRNVGKVFESELDIKGLPEEIQELLKAFGVRHRIIQRPVLRNLNFEIQPGELIAVVGASGAGKTTLLRLILGAANGWWEERFRPTEGEIKVPDNAKVSVMIPGEFEPTFGTESILEHVYRKIGDLNAAVEVLNRAGLSDAVLYRAKYGELSTGQKERARIASLLAEKPNLLLIDEFAAHLDTLTAMRVAKKVAEIIREAGITALIITHRPEVLKALDPDRVLFVGYGTAKLKENEREGR, encoded by the coding sequence ATGCTCATAAGGGGAAGGGTCGTCGGTAACGAAATCCCGCGCTTCAAGCACCGCTGGTTCGGAATCCTTGAGGTCGAGGCCGATGGGAAGAGGTACAGCCTCTACATGACGGGCAACGTCGCCCAGTGGTTTTTGACCGGCGACGAGGTCGAGGTTGAAATCCTCCATAAGCCGAAGGAAAGAGACGGAAAGCTGGTTCTCGACTTCGACGACTACAAACTGTGGAAGTTCTACGAGGGCGACAGGATTCCTGTGTGGCCCCTCTTTGAGAAAACCGTTGAGGCCAAGCGCTACTCACCTTTGACGGGCGAGCTCCTCTACACCTACAAAATCCGCGCCCGCGAGGCGAAATACGAGAGCGACTTCGAGGCGATAGCCGAGCTTGAGCAGTACCACTACGCGAGCCAGAAGGAGAAAGTAGCCCTCTGGCGCTGTGAGAACGGCCACATCTTCGAGGCCAACACCAGGCAGAGGTGCCCAATCTGCGGTGCTGAAAGCCATATACTCGAGATAAAGGGCTCAACTCCAGCGTCGCGCTTCCTCATCTTCGAGCTCGTCGAGCGGGAGGAGTACGAGCCAAGGATTCTCAGCTACGTCCGCGTTGACCCGCCGATACCGCTCATGCACCGCCGCTTGCCGAACGGGGAAATTGAGAAGAACATCCGCGAAAAGGTCTTTCCGGAGGAGTGGTTCCATCCAGCCTTCTGGCCGGAGCGCATAATGAAGGAACTCTACGAGGAGCTGAAGAGGAAGTATGGGAAGAGGAGAATAGCCCGTTCCTACCTCTGGGAGCAGGCCAAGTGGAAAGCTTTGGCAGAGACAAACACCGCTGGAGCAAGGATTGCGAGGGTTGTGGTTCACCCCGACTACCGCTCCGACGGGCTGGGACAGTTAAGCGTCAAGTCGGCTCTCGAGTGGATAGCCGAGCGCAGGATTCCCGAGATGAGGAAAAAGAAGCACATAGTCGAGACCATAGCCCAGATGGCCCGCTACAATCCGTTCTTCGAGAAGGTCGGCTTCAAGTTCCTCTGGGAGACCGCGAGCGGAAGGCCGGTTCTCTTCTACCCGCTGACGGAAGAAGCTAAGGAGTACATCGAGCGCTTCCTGCGCGAAGACCCCTACGCGCCTCCCGAGGGTAAGCTCTGGAAGCCGAGCTACGGGAAAGTTGAGCCCTTGGCAGGGCCGATAGTCTTCAGGAACGTGGGCAAGGTCTTCGAGAGCGAGCTCGACATCAAGGGCCTGCCAGAGGAGATCCAAGAACTGCTCAAGGCCTTTGGCGTCAGACACCGTATTATTCAGAGGCCCGTTCTGAGGAATTTGAACTTCGAAATCCAGCCGGGCGAGCTAATAGCCGTTGTCGGCGCGAGCGGGGCCGGAAAGACGACACTTCTCAGGCTCATCCTTGGAGCGGCCAACGGCTGGTGGGAGGAGCGCTTTAGACCGACGGAGGGTGAGATTAAGGTTCCTGACAACGCCAAGGTTTCAGTTATGATTCCCGGCGAGTTCGAGCCGACCTTCGGGACGGAGAGCATCTTGGAGCACGTTTACAGGAAGATAGGTGACCTCAATGCGGCAGTTGAGGTTCTCAACAGGGCCGGTTTGAGCGACGCCGTCCTCTACAGGGCAAAGTACGGCGAGCTGAGCACGGGCCAGAAGGAGAGGGCGAGGATAGCATCGCTTTTAGCGGAAAAGCCCAACCTACTCCTCATCGACGAGTTCGCGGCCCACCTCGATACGCTTACGGCGATGCGCGTCGCCAAGAAGGTTGCCGAGATAATCCGCGAGGCCGGCATAACTGCCTTGATAATCACCCACAGGCCAGAAGTGCTGAAGGCCCTCGACCCGGACAGGGTGCTCTTCGTGGGCTACGGGACGGCGAAACTCAAGGAGAATGAGAGAGAAGGGCGATAA
- a CDS encoding nitroreductase family protein, whose amino-acid sequence MRVLDLARRRKTVRKFRPERPPMEDLLKALKAAKEAPSGMNAQPWKFVVVDDEWLKGRIRELCEAEERKFHSKTKGDLMAWLQSEGFRPEKPFLSEAPYLVLVFGHTKAPYWLQSTWIAVGYLLLALEELGLGTVTYTPPNPKPVENLLNVPPQYKLQTILPIGYPADPAPKRGRRRLGEVVSFNGF is encoded by the coding sequence ATGCGGGTCCTCGATCTTGCCAGACGAAGGAAAACCGTAAGGAAATTTCGACCGGAAAGGCCGCCGATGGAAGATCTGCTGAAGGCTCTAAAAGCGGCGAAGGAAGCGCCGAGCGGCATGAACGCCCAGCCCTGGAAGTTTGTCGTCGTCGATGATGAGTGGCTGAAGGGCAGGATCCGAGAGCTGTGTGAGGCTGAGGAGAGAAAGTTCCACTCAAAAACGAAGGGTGACCTGATGGCCTGGCTTCAGAGCGAGGGCTTCAGACCTGAGAAACCTTTCCTGAGCGAGGCCCCATACCTCGTTCTTGTTTTTGGACATACGAAGGCCCCTTACTGGCTTCAATCAACGTGGATAGCGGTCGGCTACCTTCTACTCGCACTCGAAGAGCTCGGCCTTGGAACGGTAACCTACACCCCGCCCAACCCAAAGCCCGTTGAGAACCTTCTCAACGTGCCACCTCAATACAAGCTCCAGACGATCCTGCCCATCGGCTATCCCGCCGATCCGGCTCCCAAACGCGGAAGAAGAAGGCTGGGGGAGGTAGTGAGCTTCAACGGGTTCTGA
- a CDS encoding PadR family transcriptional regulator has protein sequence MEKPSYRGHLKILILKMLSEKPLHGYGIMRELEERYGLPQPSPGTIYPILASLRRSGLIEVIGEGKREKRLYRATEKGRKYIEENSRELEEVLRTVEKFREFSRLGGVEVGKVLKEAFSSLDGLSEEQKEELAREFKDFVRRVRAILSGIRTR, from the coding sequence TTGGAGAAACCCAGCTACCGCGGTCATCTCAAGATCCTCATACTCAAGATGCTTTCGGAGAAACCCCTTCACGGGTACGGGATAATGCGGGAACTGGAGGAGAGGTATGGCCTGCCCCAGCCCAGTCCCGGAACGATATATCCCATCCTGGCCTCCCTTCGCAGATCGGGGTTGATTGAAGTTATAGGGGAGGGCAAGAGGGAGAAGAGGCTCTACCGGGCGACGGAAAAGGGTAGGAAGTACATTGAGGAGAACTCAAGGGAGCTCGAAGAGGTTCTCAGGACTGTGGAGAAGTTCAGGGAATTCTCCCGCCTGGGTGGGGTTGAGGTTGGAAAGGTTCTCAAGGAGGCCTTCAGCTCGCTCGATGGTCTGAGCGAGGAACAAAAGGAAGAACTGGCGAGGGAATTCAAGGACTTCGTCAGGCGAGTTAGGGCAATCCTCAGCGGCATCAGAACCCGTTGA
- a CDS encoding DUF6849 domain-containing protein, with product MKVVLKPLFDAELPAGFEEIVREKLRGRELRTGETVEVDLLGKPLPFKVLLAEPSPLKVGKGLKIEFSTGEIEEFTLEFERGVDDAVPFTKGLVVVLGSEVRIYNWSGQKIYSRRFENLKKVRVAEGKVVVVHGEEVTVVEP from the coding sequence ATGAAGGTCGTTCTAAAACCCCTCTTCGACGCCGAACTACCCGCCGGGTTCGAGGAGATAGTACGGGAGAAGCTCAGGGGACGGGAATTGAGAACAGGTGAGACCGTCGAGGTTGACCTCCTCGGAAAGCCCCTGCCCTTCAAGGTTCTTCTGGCCGAACCGAGTCCCCTGAAGGTTGGCAAGGGACTAAAAATAGAGTTCTCGACGGGAGAAATTGAAGAGTTCACCCTCGAGTTCGAGCGCGGGGTCGATGACGCGGTTCCCTTCACCAAGGGACTCGTGGTGGTTCTCGGGAGCGAGGTTCGAATCTATAACTGGAGCGGGCAAAAGATTTATAGCAGAAGGTTCGAGAACCTGAAAAAGGTTAGAGTAGCCGAGGGAAAGGTGGTGGTAGTGCATGGCGAGGAAGTCACGGTCGTTGAGCCTTGA
- a CDS encoding endonuclease III domain-containing protein has translation MARKSRSLSLDGFTFEESWDEKRRRAEKIVEILMRTHPREKLLIGDPYRTLIHCIISQRMRDEVTYRVWEELFKKYGDIETIANTPVDEMREFLRKRGVGLWKTKGEWIVKASRIILEKYGGKVPDDIKELMKLPGIGRKCANIVLAYGFGRQAIPVDTHVNRISKRLGLAPPRVPPEKVEEYLMELIPKEKWIYVNHAMVDHGRSICRPIRPKCESCPLKELCPYAKGLVRDEDIK, from the coding sequence ATGGCGAGGAAGTCACGGTCGTTGAGCCTTGACGGCTTCACCTTCGAGGAGAGCTGGGATGAGAAGAGGAGAAGGGCCGAGAAAATAGTTGAAATCCTCATGAGGACCCACCCAAGGGAAAAGCTCCTCATCGGTGACCCTTACAGGACGCTGATCCACTGCATAATCTCACAGCGCATGCGCGATGAGGTTACCTACCGCGTCTGGGAGGAGCTGTTCAAGAAGTACGGGGACATCGAGACGATAGCGAATACTCCCGTCGATGAGATGCGAGAGTTCCTCAGGAAGAGGGGCGTCGGCCTCTGGAAGACGAAGGGCGAGTGGATTGTGAAGGCATCGAGGATAATCCTTGAAAAGTACGGCGGGAAGGTGCCCGATGACATCAAAGAGCTCATGAAACTGCCCGGCATAGGCAGGAAGTGCGCCAACATCGTTCTCGCTTACGGCTTCGGAAGGCAGGCGATTCCCGTTGATACGCACGTGAACAGGATAAGCAAGCGCCTCGGCCTCGCTCCGCCGAGGGTTCCCCCGGAGAAGGTCGAGGAGTACTTGATGGAACTGATTCCAAAAGAGAAGTGGATTTACGTGAACCACGCGATGGTCGACCATGGAAGGAGCATATGCAGGCCGATAAGGCCGAAGTGCGAAAGCTGTCCGCTGAAGGAGCTCTGCCCCTATGCGAAGGGGCTCGTCAGGGACGAGGACATAAAGTGA
- a CDS encoding DUF2226 domain-containing protein, with amino-acid sequence MKLPSVVPLKENHLCSNKEEFARLVGETIEASGGGAFFKVLGKVRGRAYYATMLVDDRKILAVEVRDVDSGDTLAGEGALNLIKEMLDSGPVIVDTFPLSDVDVKISIVDNIDVYNATPKMSLDELCPLVPSSTAGVSRVLQERAQEKAEEQGPRETPVARKKPAKKLKLVVNAPRNIEPYLRPFGNRIAKYAKSLGVEVSTLRIEAKEVRYALGAGVGVHINVTIEGKPNSSTDRRNLKETLESFLYREASDLSEEIGKKVVIRGVNLKF; translated from the coding sequence TTGAAATTGCCCTCAGTGGTACCCCTAAAAGAAAACCATCTGTGCTCCAATAAAGAGGAATTTGCGAGGCTTGTGGGGGAGACCATTGAAGCCAGCGGAGGAGGGGCGTTTTTCAAGGTACTTGGAAAAGTCAGGGGAAGGGCGTACTACGCCACAATGCTTGTTGACGATAGGAAAATCCTCGCGGTTGAAGTCAGGGACGTTGACTCGGGCGACACTCTGGCGGGAGAAGGAGCTCTGAACCTGATTAAGGAGATGCTCGACTCCGGACCGGTCATCGTGGACACGTTTCCCCTGAGTGATGTTGATGTTAAGATTTCCATAGTTGATAACATCGATGTTTACAATGCCACCCCGAAGATGTCCCTCGATGAGCTATGTCCCCTCGTTCCCAGTTCTACTGCAGGGGTATCCCGTGTTCTTCAGGAAAGAGCACAGGAGAAAGCAGAAGAACAGGGCCCCAGGGAAACTCCCGTTGCCAGGAAAAAGCCCGCGAAAAAGCTCAAGCTTGTAGTTAACGCCCCAAGGAACATTGAGCCGTATCTAAGGCCCTTTGGGAACAGGATTGCAAAGTACGCCAAATCGCTGGGTGTTGAGGTCTCCACACTGAGAATTGAAGCTAAAGAAGTCAGATACGCTCTGGGGGCCGGAGTTGGGGTTCATATTAACGTGACAATCGAAGGGAAGCCAAACTCCAGTACCGATCGCAGAAACCTGAAAGAAACCCTCGAATCCTTCCTGTACCGTGAAGCCTCGGATCTCTCGGAAGAGATTGGGAAGAAGGTTGTCATAAGGGGAGTGAATCTGAAGTTTTGA
- a CDS encoding DUF434 domain-containing protein codes for MLVEAYRDLKYLLNRGYRKSVALNFVANHYRLRKEERHLLARCVFSDSWIGEVKQKLLSPERVGGRVLGVDGFNVLITLESLLTGKAVLCEDGLVRDLEYRGKYRPHQHTAENLRFIISALSELSPERAVFFYGRNNPGSGLVKALTTELLSEFNVSGEARLVKSPDHELKAFEAVATADVGIVSSVRWVFDLARFAGERAGAKPVPFKDLLLRDQYDDRQPF; via the coding sequence ATGCTGGTTGAGGCCTACCGCGATCTCAAATACCTCCTCAACAGGGGCTACCGGAAGAGTGTCGCCCTAAACTTCGTGGCGAACCATTACCGGCTGAGGAAGGAGGAGCGGCACCTCTTGGCTCGCTGTGTTTTCTCGGATTCCTGGATTGGGGAAGTTAAACAAAAGCTCCTTTCTCCAGAACGAGTTGGGGGGCGAGTTCTCGGGGTGGACGGCTTCAACGTCCTCATAACCCTTGAGTCGCTCCTCACCGGGAAGGCTGTACTCTGCGAGGACGGCCTCGTCCGGGATTTGGAGTACCGGGGAAAGTACAGGCCCCACCAGCACACCGCTGAGAATCTGAGGTTCATCATCTCGGCCCTTTCCGAGCTTTCTCCTGAAAGAGCTGTCTTTTTTTACGGCAGGAACAATCCGGGAAGCGGCCTCGTTAAAGCGCTGACTACCGAGCTCCTTTCGGAGTTCAATGTTTCTGGGGAAGCACGGCTCGTTAAGAGCCCGGATCACGAGCTGAAGGCCTTTGAAGCTGTGGCGACGGCGGATGTGGGGATCGTAAGTAGTGTGAGGTGGGTCTTTGATCTGGCCCGATTTGCAGGGGAAAGAGCAGGGGCAAAGCCCGTTCCATTCAAGGACTTGTTGCTTCGCGACCAATACGATGACCGCCAGCCCTTTTAG
- a CDS encoding HD domain-containing protein produces the protein MYSEEEILREIRELFEDERLYRAYERTFKEYHYYFDTTNYIVLNVYQFNDHGPVHVLLTTRRALELLRIITKFGIQTTAEKLGKPFWWSKFIVAFGALFHDIGNMIHRINHYEFSAFLAEPIIDKLVNEFEKRDPLLLKALTLNAIYTHDEHVPCTTIEGSLVTIADGCDMESGRSRLAYKKDRVDIHSVSALAIERVEIREGDERQPVLIEIWMKHPAGIFQVDEILTKKVKSSLLTGKVKLRIHTGKDGETLEKVI, from the coding sequence ATGTACAGCGAGGAGGAGATACTCCGTGAGATCAGGGAGCTTTTTGAGGACGAGAGGCTTTACAGGGCATACGAGAGAACCTTCAAGGAGTACCACTACTACTTCGACACGACCAACTACATAGTGCTCAACGTCTACCAGTTCAACGATCACGGGCCCGTTCACGTTCTCTTAACGACGAGGCGCGCCCTTGAGCTCCTCAGAATAATCACGAAGTTCGGGATCCAGACGACGGCCGAGAAGCTCGGCAAACCCTTCTGGTGGAGCAAGTTCATCGTGGCCTTTGGAGCCCTCTTCCACGACATAGGGAACATGATCCACAGGATAAACCACTACGAGTTCAGCGCCTTCCTTGCGGAGCCGATAATAGACAAGCTCGTGAACGAGTTTGAAAAGCGCGATCCACTTCTCCTGAAGGCCCTAACGCTCAACGCAATATACACCCACGACGAGCACGTGCCGTGCACCACAATAGAGGGCTCGCTCGTCACTATTGCCGACGGCTGCGACATGGAATCTGGAAGGAGCAGGTTAGCTTACAAGAAGGATCGCGTGGATATCCACTCGGTCTCCGCCCTGGCCATAGAGCGGGTTGAGATAAGGGAGGGCGACGAGAGGCAACCGGTACTCATTGAGATCTGGATGAAGCACCCGGCGGGGATCTTTCAGGTGGACGAGATACTGACGAAAAAGGTCAAGAGCTCCCTGCTCACCGGAAAGGTTAAGCTGAGGATCCACACCGGCAAGGACGGCGAGACCCTCGAAAAGGTTATCTGA
- a CDS encoding CGP-CTERM sorting domain-containing protein, protein MKRFLPLLFAFLMFLQPVSAFNALEKLDQNGTYLCICIRGDATLKYGTPPTNLFNDTSIQELFILKPYNKTHLIRIVYYRSGSRSEKIERITEYYPTTMEDVPFKLSDWNLSKVLREYQWGVRNYLPNVTGKHWYKGYWNSSIKKWEIGMNATVFNMTLHGSFFGECHDYITFECWRNGTNVTCKWGKPVFKTHPGPPINGTISGMDTETTSTTSTTGTNTSSTQTTTSAKGEKTMCGPALLVGLILGPLLALRRR, encoded by the coding sequence ATGAAAAGGTTCCTTCCCCTGCTTTTTGCCTTTTTGATGTTCCTTCAGCCGGTTAGTGCGTTTAATGCTCTTGAGAAACTTGATCAGAACGGAACTTACCTCTGCATCTGCATTAGGGGAGACGCAACCTTGAAGTACGGAACCCCTCCAACAAATCTATTCAATGACACTTCAATTCAAGAGCTCTTCATACTCAAACCCTACAACAAAACGCACTTGATAAGAATCGTCTACTATCGCTCCGGATCGAGGTCAGAGAAAATTGAGAGAATCACCGAGTACTACCCAACAACAATGGAAGACGTTCCTTTCAAGCTTTCAGATTGGAATTTGTCAAAAGTCCTCAGGGAGTATCAGTGGGGTGTTAGGAACTACTTGCCGAACGTTACTGGAAAGCACTGGTACAAGGGCTACTGGAATAGCTCGATAAAAAAGTGGGAAATTGGAATGAATGCAACGGTCTTTAACATGACTCTCCATGGATCTTTCTTCGGTGAGTGTCATGACTACATCACATTCGAGTGCTGGAGGAACGGAACTAATGTAACCTGTAAATGGGGAAAACCTGTCTTTAAGACTCATCCCGGGCCACCAATAAACGGTACGATATCGGGAATGGATACAGAAACCACGAGCACAACATCAACTACAGGGACTAACACATCAAGCACACAAACCACTACCTCCGCCAAGGGGGAGAAAACGATGTGTGGCCCCGCCCTTCTAGTTGGGCTGATCCTCGGCCCCCTGCTGGCACTCCGGCGAAGGTGA
- a CDS encoding PIN domain-containing protein, which yields MVHRREWLVLPDTNFLLVPGQFGVDIVGELNRILDVRFKIVIPNVVLRELDVIERKTRGRDLLAVRMAKKLAERFETVEIGEFGKRPIDDQIYDFAIKNERVIVCTNDKGLKKRLREKGIPVVYLRSKKILELEGMLE from the coding sequence ATGGTCCATAGGAGAGAATGGCTCGTCCTTCCTGACACGAACTTCCTCCTCGTTCCCGGCCAGTTCGGGGTTGATATCGTTGGTGAGCTCAACAGAATCCTCGATGTCAGGTTCAAAATCGTAATCCCCAACGTGGTTCTCCGTGAGCTCGACGTTATAGAGCGGAAGACGCGAGGAAGGGATTTGCTCGCTGTTAGAATGGCGAAGAAACTAGCGGAGCGCTTTGAGACCGTTGAAATCGGGGAGTTTGGGAAGAGACCGATAGACGACCAGATCTACGACTTCGCGATCAAAAACGAGCGCGTTATCGTCTGCACCAACGACAAGGGGCTGAAGAAGCGCCTCCGCGAGAAAGGGATTCCTGTTGTTTACCTCCGCTCGAAAAAGATACTGGAGCTCGAGGGAATGCTTGAGTGA
- the eif2g gene encoding translation initiation factor IF-2 subunit gamma — protein MAKKFKQAEVNIGMVGHVDHGKTTLTKALTGIWTDTHSEELRRGITIKIGFADAEIRKCPKCGRYSTSPVCPYCGAETEFERRVSFIDAPGHEALMTTMLAGASLMDGAVLVVAANEGVMPQTREHLMALQIVGNRNIVIALNKIELVDRETVIKRYQEIKDFIKGTVAENAPIIPISALHGANVDVLLAAIEKFIPTPKRDPNKPPKMLVLRSFDVNKPGTPPEKLIGGVIGGSIVQGKLKVGDEIEIRPGVPYEEHGRIKYEPITTEIVSLQAGGRFVEEAYPGGLVGVGTKLDPYLTKGDLMAGNVVGKPGKLPPVWDELRIEVHLLERVVGTEDELKVEPIKRKEVLLLNVGTARTMGLVTGLGKDEVELKLQIPVCAEVGDRVAISRQIGSRWRLIGYGFIRE, from the coding sequence ATGGCAAAGAAGTTTAAACAGGCCGAGGTCAACATTGGAATGGTAGGTCACGTTGACCACGGGAAGACGACGCTCACCAAGGCTCTAACCGGAATATGGACCGACACGCACAGCGAGGAGCTCAGGAGAGGTATCACGATAAAGATAGGCTTCGCGGACGCGGAGATAAGGAAGTGCCCGAAGTGCGGGCGTTACTCCACTTCTCCGGTCTGCCCGTACTGCGGCGCCGAGACAGAGTTCGAGAGGCGCGTTTCCTTCATAGACGCGCCGGGCCACGAGGCGCTGATGACGACGATGCTCGCTGGAGCCTCTCTCATGGACGGTGCCGTTCTTGTCGTTGCCGCCAACGAGGGGGTAATGCCCCAGACCAGGGAGCACCTCATGGCCCTGCAGATAGTCGGCAACAGGAACATCGTTATAGCGCTCAACAAGATCGAGCTCGTTGACAGGGAGACCGTCATAAAGCGCTACCAGGAGATCAAGGACTTCATCAAGGGGACTGTCGCAGAGAACGCCCCGATAATCCCGATTTCTGCATTGCACGGCGCGAACGTTGACGTCCTCCTCGCGGCGATAGAGAAGTTCATACCCACTCCAAAGCGCGACCCGAACAAGCCTCCCAAGATGCTCGTCCTGAGGAGCTTCGACGTAAACAAGCCCGGAACACCGCCGGAGAAGCTCATCGGCGGTGTTATAGGTGGTTCGATAGTCCAGGGCAAGCTCAAGGTCGGAGACGAGATAGAGATCCGCCCAGGGGTTCCCTACGAGGAGCACGGCAGAATCAAGTACGAGCCGATAACGACCGAGATCGTCTCGCTTCAGGCAGGTGGAAGGTTCGTCGAGGAGGCCTATCCCGGTGGACTCGTCGGCGTTGGAACGAAGCTCGACCCCTACCTCACCAAGGGTGACCTAATGGCTGGAAACGTTGTAGGAAAGCCCGGAAAGTTACCGCCTGTGTGGGACGAGCTCCGCATCGAGGTTCACCTGCTCGAGCGCGTGGTTGGAACCGAGGACGAGCTCAAGGTTGAGCCCATCAAGAGGAAGGAGGTTCTCCTCCTCAACGTCGGAACGGCAAGGACGATGGGCCTCGTCACCGGGCTCGGCAAGGACGAGGTCGAGCTCAAGCTCCAGATTCCCGTCTGCGCTGAGGTTGGCGACAGGGTTGCCATAAGCAGGCAGATCGGAAGCAGGTGGCGCCTCATCGGCTACGGCTTCATAAGGGAGTGA